The Paramisgurnus dabryanus chromosome 1, PD_genome_1.1, whole genome shotgun sequence genome includes a window with the following:
- the slc5a8 gene encoding sodium-coupled monocarboxylate transporter 1, with translation MTSTLSSTSFSAWDYVVFTLMLVISAGIGLYFAFTGGGQRSSADFLVGGRSMTAVPVALSLTASFMSAITVLGTPVEVYQYGAIFMLICFAYVLMVVVSSEIFLPIFYRLGITSTYEYLEMRFNKVIRLFGTVLFIIQTVLYTGLVIYAPALALNQVTGVDLWGAVISTGVVCTLYCTLGGLKAVVWTDVFQVGIILAGLLAVIIQSVQLQGGISIIINDSTHGGRFNLWDFDPSPLRRHTFWTITVGGTFLWTSVYGINQAQVQRYISCKTLFHAQMALYINLLSLVAITVCAVFSGLCLYSVYKNCDPWMANMVSAQDQLMPYLVLDILKKYPGVPGLFVASAYSGTLSTVSSSVNALAAVTIADLMQPYLCLSDKQLSWASKAMSLFYGVVCIAMAGLASLMGGMLQAAISIVGVIGGPLLGLFSLAVLFPCANSKGGLAGLVSGLALSLWVCIGAQIYDPLPEYSKPLDLSTHGCNLTNLLDGLNWTTNPTEKTTDYTLLKEENLDRPWLADNLYSLSYLYFCPMGTLAVISVGLIVSIFSGGRQLKLQPGLTLSKDDLTCYKAYKTLKEKVLGTAGKLDLAQELEISLGKSNHAFCDMEISTQSLP, from the exons ATGACAAGTACACTGTCCTCAACATCATTCAGTGCATGGGACTACGTGGTCTTTACTTTGATGTTGGTCATCTCAGCAGGTATTGGGCTGTACTTTGCCTTCACTGGAGGAGGTCAGAGAAGCTCTGCAGATTTTCTGGTGGGTGGACGGAGTATGACAGCAGTACCTGTGGCTTTGTCCCTGACGGCCAGCTTCATGTCAGCTATCACAGTTCTGGGCACCCCGGTGGAGGTGTATCAGTATGGAGCCATCTTCATGCTCATCTGCTTTGCTTATGTACTGATGGTGGTTGTTAGCTCTGAGATTTTTCTTCCAATCTTTTATAGACTGGGGATAACCAGCACCTATGAG TACCTGGAGATGCGTTTCAATAAAGTAATTCGACTCTTTGGAACAGTTTTGTTTATAATACAGACA GTACTTTACACAGGTCTGGTCATTTATGCTCCGGCTTTGGCTTTAAATCAAG TCACAGGTGTAGATCTCTGGGGTGCTGTTATATCAACTGGAGTTGTCTGTACCCTCTATTGTACATTA GGTGGACTTAAGGCAGTGGTGTGGACCGATGTATTCCAGGTGGGAATCATATTGGCTGGACTCTTGGCCGTCATCATCCAATCGGTGCAGCTTCAGGGAGGAATCTCCATAATCATCAATGACTCCACCCACGGAGGCCGGTTTAACCTATGGGA CTTTGATCCCAGCCCTCTGAGGAGACACACGTTTTGGACCATCACGGTGGGAGGAACGTTCCTCTGGACCAGCGTCTATGGCATTAACCAAGCTCAGGTGCAGAGATACATATCATGCAAGACACTGTTTCATGCCCAGAT GGCCTTATACATTAACTTACTGTCACTTGTGGCTATTACAGTATGTGCTGTATTTAGTGGCTTGTGTTTATACTCAGTTTATAAAAACTGTGACCCATGGATGGCAAATATGGTGTCTGCTCAAGACCAG CTAATGCCATACCTGGTGTTAGATATCCTGAAGAAATACCCTGGTGTGCCAGGACTGTTTGTGGCATCAGCATACAGTGGCACCTTAAG tacGGTCTCCTCCAGTGTAAACGCTTTGGCTGCGGTAACTATAGCCGATTTGATGCAACCATATCTCTGTCTGTCAGATAAACAGCTCTCTTGGGCTTCAAAGGCCATGA GCTTGTTTTATGGAGTCGTGTGCATTGCAATGGCTGGTCTTGCATCGTTGATGGGCGGGATGCTACAG GCTGCTATTAGTATTGTTGGAGTGATTGGCGGTCCTCTCCTGGGCCTTTTTTCTCTGGCTGTGCTGTTTCCCTGTGCTAACTCAAAG GGAGGATTAGCCGGGCTTGTATCTGGGCTCGCTCTGTCTCTATGGGTGTGCATTGGAGCACAAATTTACGACCCTTTACCAGAGTACAGCAAACCACTGGATCTCTCAACACATGGCTGTAACCTTACAAACCTGTTAGATGGCTTAAACTGGACTACCAACCCTACAGAGAAAACCACAGATTACACTCTACTAAAAGAGGAAAATCTAGACAG ACCCTGGCTGGCTGATAACCTGTACTCTCTTTCATACCTGTACTTCTGTCCGATGGGTACTTTGGCCGTCATAAGCGTAGGTTTAATCGTCAGCATATTTTCAG GAGGAAGACAGCTAAAACTGCAGCCTGGGCTTACCCTATCAAAAGACGATCTCACCTGCTACAAAGCCTACAAGACACTCAAAGAAAAG gTTTTAGGTACTGCGGGAAAGCTTGATCTTGCACAAGAGCTAGAAATATCGCTTGGAAAATCAAACCATGCTTTCTGTGATATGGAGATATCTACTCAGAGTTTGCCTTAG
- the usp18 gene encoding ubl carboxyl-terminal hydrolase 18 isoform X3, which translates to MGLSWIKMAFYSVRVLSFHSPYVRGLTNDSLSCCINALLQSFNVTTELIEILNKWHPSDQAELNNVPGQLKKALNDMKISSNPSPHMHFLNCLHHHSIRRFDVHDADEIFHTILNLTQKQMADKDMAQEIRKLFEIKVETQVMCKTCTYIQKVPNSLFSLPLAIREEENDLQLRLVSLPGVLCVHLKRFRNDCRFTRKLENKVTFPDTLQKDIFDAGLLENAEYYSLYAVIVHIGTALFGHYTAYIRPDQDWYYADDSYVRKVSWSDVQGTYKGCKTAYLLLYRKMSRSASE; encoded by the exons ATGGGATTATCTTGGATCAAAATGGCTTTCTATAGTGTTCGAGTTCTTTCTTTTCATTCACCCTATG TGAGAGGTCTTACCAACGACAGCCTGTCCTGCTGCATTAATGCTTTGCTTCAGTCTTTCAATGTCACCACAGAACTGATCGAGATACTGAACAA atGGCATCCATCAGATCAGGCTGAGCTCAATAATGTACCCGGGCAGCTGAAGAAAGCTTTGAATGACATGAAAATTTCATCAAATCCATCTCCACACATGCATTTCCTGAACTGTCTTCATCATCACTCCATACGCC GATTTGATGTACATGATGCAGACGAAATATTTCACACTATTCTCAATCTTACCCAGAAACAGATGGCAGACAAAGACATG GCTCAGGAAATCCGGAAGCTTTTTGAGATAAAGGTGGAGACCCAGGTGATGTGTAAAACATGCACATACATTCAAAAAGTGCCCAACTCTTTGTTTAGCCTCCCCTTGGCGATCCGAGAAGAGGAAAATGACCTG CAACTAAGACTTGTCTCGCTGCCTGGAGTGCTGTGTGTCCATCTCAAAAGATTCAGAAATGATTGTAGATTCACCAGAAAACTCGAGAACAAAGTGACATTCCCTGACACACTTCAGAAGGACATTTTTGATGCAGGACTTTtggaaaat GCTGAGTATTACAGTCTCTATGCAGTAATAGTGCATATAGGAACTGCCTTATTTGGTCATTATACTGCTTATATCCGGCCTGATCAGGACTGGTACTATGCTGATGACAGCTATGTTCGAAAA GTCTCCTGGTCAGATGTCCAGGGCACATATAAAGG atgCAAGACGGCCTACTTGCTTTTGTACAGAAAAATGAGCCGGAGTGCATCTGAATAA
- the lyrm5a gene encoding LYR motif-containing protein 5A encodes MANPLRGEVTRLYKNLLYLGRDYPKGTTYFRERLKTAFMKNKDVTDPEKIKHLIDRGEFVIKELEAMYFLRKYRTLKKRYYEPEH; translated from the exons ATGGCCAATCCATTGAGAGGAGAGGTGACCAgattgtataaaaat CTTCTGTATCTTGGCCGGGACTATCCTAAAGGAACTACATACTTTAGGGAGCGTCTAAAAACAGCTTTCATGAAGAACAAAGATGTCACTGATCCTGAGAAAATTAAACATCTGATTGACCGTGGAGAGTTTGTGATTAAAGAACTTGAGGCGATGTATTTCCTGAGGAAGTACAGAACATTGAAGAAACGCTATTATGAACCAGAGCACTAA
- the usp18 gene encoding ubl carboxyl-terminal hydrolase 18 isoform X1 — protein MGLSWIKMAFYSVRVLSFHSPYVRGLTNDSLSCCINALLQSFNVTTELIEILNKWHPSDQAELNNVPGQLKKALNDMKISSNPSPHMHFLNCLHHHSIRRFDVHDADEIFHTILNLTQKQMADKDMAQEIRKLFEIKVETQVMCKTCTYIQKVPNSLFSLPLAIREEENDLKSCIHSFSQKQTLKDDDECYCDRCSEKQPSTHQLRLVSLPGVLCVHLKRFRNDCRFTRKLENKVTFPDTLQKDIFDAGLLENAEYYSLYAVIVHIGTALFGHYTAYIRPDQDWYYADDSYVRKVSWSDVQGTYKGCKTAYLLLYRKMSRSASE, from the exons ATGGGATTATCTTGGATCAAAATGGCTTTCTATAGTGTTCGAGTTCTTTCTTTTCATTCACCCTATG TGAGAGGTCTTACCAACGACAGCCTGTCCTGCTGCATTAATGCTTTGCTTCAGTCTTTCAATGTCACCACAGAACTGATCGAGATACTGAACAA atGGCATCCATCAGATCAGGCTGAGCTCAATAATGTACCCGGGCAGCTGAAGAAAGCTTTGAATGACATGAAAATTTCATCAAATCCATCTCCACACATGCATTTCCTGAACTGTCTTCATCATCACTCCATACGCC GATTTGATGTACATGATGCAGACGAAATATTTCACACTATTCTCAATCTTACCCAGAAACAGATGGCAGACAAAGACATG GCTCAGGAAATCCGGAAGCTTTTTGAGATAAAGGTGGAGACCCAGGTGATGTGTAAAACATGCACATACATTCAAAAAGTGCCCAACTCTTTGTTTAGCCTCCCCTTGGCGATCCGAGAAGAGGAAAATGACCTG AAGAGCTGCATTCATTCTTTTAGCCAGAAGCAAACCCTGAAGGATGATGATGAATGTTACTGTGACAGGTGCTCAGAGAAGCAGCCCTCCACTCAT CAACTAAGACTTGTCTCGCTGCCTGGAGTGCTGTGTGTCCATCTCAAAAGATTCAGAAATGATTGTAGATTCACCAGAAAACTCGAGAACAAAGTGACATTCCCTGACACACTTCAGAAGGACATTTTTGATGCAGGACTTTtggaaaat GCTGAGTATTACAGTCTCTATGCAGTAATAGTGCATATAGGAACTGCCTTATTTGGTCATTATACTGCTTATATCCGGCCTGATCAGGACTGGTACTATGCTGATGACAGCTATGTTCGAAAA GTCTCCTGGTCAGATGTCCAGGGCACATATAAAGG atgCAAGACGGCCTACTTGCTTTTGTACAGAAAAATGAGCCGGAGTGCATCTGAATAA
- the usp18 gene encoding ubl carboxyl-terminal hydrolase 18 isoform X2, whose translation MGLSWIKMAFYSVRVLSFHSPYVRGLTNDSLSCCINALLQSFNVTTELIEILNKWHPSDQAELNNVPGQLKKALNDMKISSNPSPHMHFLNCLHHHSIRRFDVHDADEIFHTILNLTQKQMADKDMAQEIRKLFEIKVETQVMCKTCTYIQKVPNSLFSLPLAIREEENDLKSCIHSFSQKQTLKDDDECYCDRCSEKQPSTHQLRLVSLPGVLCVHLKRFRNDCRFTRKLENKVTFPDTLQKDIFDAGLLENAEYYSLYAVIVHIGTALFGHYTAYIRPDQDWYYADDSYVRKVSWSDVQGTYKGRSSKF comes from the exons ATGGGATTATCTTGGATCAAAATGGCTTTCTATAGTGTTCGAGTTCTTTCTTTTCATTCACCCTATG TGAGAGGTCTTACCAACGACAGCCTGTCCTGCTGCATTAATGCTTTGCTTCAGTCTTTCAATGTCACCACAGAACTGATCGAGATACTGAACAA atGGCATCCATCAGATCAGGCTGAGCTCAATAATGTACCCGGGCAGCTGAAGAAAGCTTTGAATGACATGAAAATTTCATCAAATCCATCTCCACACATGCATTTCCTGAACTGTCTTCATCATCACTCCATACGCC GATTTGATGTACATGATGCAGACGAAATATTTCACACTATTCTCAATCTTACCCAGAAACAGATGGCAGACAAAGACATG GCTCAGGAAATCCGGAAGCTTTTTGAGATAAAGGTGGAGACCCAGGTGATGTGTAAAACATGCACATACATTCAAAAAGTGCCCAACTCTTTGTTTAGCCTCCCCTTGGCGATCCGAGAAGAGGAAAATGACCTG AAGAGCTGCATTCATTCTTTTAGCCAGAAGCAAACCCTGAAGGATGATGATGAATGTTACTGTGACAGGTGCTCAGAGAAGCAGCCCTCCACTCAT CAACTAAGACTTGTCTCGCTGCCTGGAGTGCTGTGTGTCCATCTCAAAAGATTCAGAAATGATTGTAGATTCACCAGAAAACTCGAGAACAAAGTGACATTCCCTGACACACTTCAGAAGGACATTTTTGATGCAGGACTTTtggaaaat GCTGAGTATTACAGTCTCTATGCAGTAATAGTGCATATAGGAACTGCCTTATTTGGTCATTATACTGCTTATATCCGGCCTGATCAGGACTGGTACTATGCTGATGACAGCTATGTTCGAAAA GTCTCCTGGTCAGATGTCCAGGGCACATATAAAGG GAGGTCTTCCAAGTTTTGA